The following proteins are encoded in a genomic region of Gammaproteobacteria bacterium:
- a CDS encoding ATP-binding protein, with protein sequence MSEPDWAGVLAALDGLVARLEHLVPGPPPPVDWDLYRAFRWRRERGRGFLEAVRHPHRVRLEDLRGVDAQKAALLRNTRQFLAGLPANNALLWGARGTGKSSLVKALLEELWGEGLRLVEVDAHALVDLPDVVAALDARAERFILFSDDLSFEAGDPSYKALKAALDGSVAGLPENVLIYATSNRRHLMPEYFQDNLEARTVDGEIHPGEGVEEKISLSERFGLWLSFYPFGQEDYLEIAGAWVARLGAGEEDPEDLRREALRWALAHGSRSGRSAWQFARDRVGRRALAAPAGGRAEEER encoded by the coding sequence GTGAGCGAGCCCGATTGGGCGGGAGTCCTGGCGGCCCTGGACGGGCTCGTGGCGAGGCTCGAGCACCTGGTGCCCGGCCCGCCGCCTCCCGTGGACTGGGACCTGTACCGCGCGTTCCGCTGGCGGCGCGAGAGGGGGCGCGGGTTCCTCGAGGCGGTTCGCCACCCCCACCGCGTGCGGCTCGAGGACCTGCGGGGCGTGGACGCCCAGAAGGCGGCGCTGCTCCGCAACACCCGCCAGTTCCTCGCCGGGTTGCCCGCCAACAACGCGCTGCTCTGGGGCGCCCGGGGCACGGGCAAGTCGTCGCTCGTCAAGGCGCTGCTCGAAGAGCTCTGGGGCGAGGGGCTGAGGCTCGTCGAGGTGGACGCCCACGCGCTCGTCGACCTGCCGGACGTCGTAGCGGCGCTGGACGCCCGGGCCGAGCGCTTCATCCTGTTCAGCGACGACCTCTCGTTCGAGGCGGGTGACCCGAGCTACAAGGCGCTCAAGGCCGCCCTCGACGGCTCGGTCGCGGGGCTGCCGGAGAACGTGTTGATCTACGCGACCTCCAACCGCCGGCACCTGATGCCGGAGTACTTCCAGGACAACCTGGAGGCCCGCACGGTGGACGGCGAGATCCACCCCGGCGAGGGGGTGGAGGAGAAGATCTCGCTCTCCGAGCGCTTCGGTCTCTGGCTCTCCTTCTACCCCTTCGGTCAGGAGGACTACCTGGAGATCGCGGGGGCCTGGGTGGCCCGTCTGGGCGCAGGGGAGGAGGACCCGGAGGACCTGCGCCGGGAGGCCCTGCGGTGGGCGCTGGCGCACGGGTCGCGCAGCGGGCGCTCCGCCTGGCAGTTCGCCCGGGACCGCGTGGGGCGCCGCGCTCTTGCCGCCCCCGCCGGCGGCCGGGCCGAAGAGGAGCGGTGA
- the ribE gene encoding 6,7-dimethyl-8-ribityllumazine synthase — protein MTDVTMLEGEFRAEGARFAIVVSRFNSFVVENLLTGAMDALTRHGVARSDVTIVRVPGAWEIPLTAQRLAASGRFDAIVAVGAVIRGGTPHFEYVAGETVKGLAQVTLAHSVPIGFGVLTVDSIEQAIERAGTKAGNKGAEAALSAMEMVSLLRKISP, from the coding sequence ATGACAGACGTGACCATGCTCGAGGGCGAATTCCGCGCGGAGGGTGCGCGCTTCGCGATCGTCGTGAGCCGTTTCAACAGCTTCGTGGTGGAGAACCTGCTCACCGGCGCCATGGACGCCCTCACCCGCCACGGGGTCGCCCGCTCCGACGTCACCATCGTGCGCGTGCCGGGCGCGTGGGAGATCCCCCTCACGGCCCAGCGCCTGGCGGCGAGCGGGCGCTTCGACGCCATCGTGGCCGTCGGCGCGGTCATCCGCGGGGGCACGCCGCACTTCGAGTACGTGGCGGGGGAGACGGTCAAGGGCCTCGCCCAGGTCACCCTGGCGCACAGCGTCCCCATCGGGTTCGGTGTGCTCACGGTCGACAGCATCGAGCAGGCGATCGAGCGCGCGGGCACGAAGGCCGGCAACAAGGGCGCCGAGGCCGCGCTCTCCGCCATGGAGATGGTCAGCCTCCTGCGCAAGATCTCCCCATGA
- the nusB gene encoding transcription antitermination factor NusB translates to MSPPAGRGHQARRHARRAALQAVYQWQMTAQEPADIERQFREEQDMGRVDTEYFHELVHGVPTRVAELDAFLAPLLDRPLAQVDPVERAILRLAAYELAQRPEVPYRVVLNEAVDIARLFGAEQGHRYVNATLDRLARQLRPLETGGSQPE, encoded by the coding sequence ATGAGCCCTCCCGCCGGGCGCGGCCACCAGGCCCGCCGACACGCCCGGCGCGCGGCGCTCCAGGCGGTGTACCAGTGGCAGATGACGGCCCAGGAGCCGGCCGACATCGAGCGCCAGTTCCGGGAAGAGCAGGACATGGGGCGGGTGGACACCGAGTACTTTCACGAGCTCGTTCACGGCGTGCCCACCCGCGTCGCCGAGCTGGACGCCTTCCTCGCCCCCCTCCTCGACCGTCCGCTCGCCCAGGTCGATCCGGTGGAACGGGCCATCCTGCGACTCGCGGCCTACGAGCTGGCGCAACGCCCCGAGGTCCCCTACCGCGTGGTCCTCAACGAGGCGGTGGACATCGCACGCCTCTTCGGCGCCGAGCAGGGCCACCGCTACGTGAACGCGACCCTCGACCGGCTGGCGCGCCAGCTCCGCCCCCTCGAGACCGGGGGTTCCCAGCCGGAGTGA
- a CDS encoding riboflavin synthase: MFTGIIEAVGRVLAREDRRGDARLRVAAGGLDLGDVRVGDSIAVNGVCLTAVELPGDGFWADVSAESLSRTTLGALRPGDPVNLEKALTPTSRLGGHLVAGHVDGVGRVLERRPEARSVRFVIEAPRELARYIAEKGSIAVDGVSLTVNRVEGARFDLNIVPHTIQGTTIDQYQPGRPVNLEVDVIARHLERLLLGDRAAEPAGGVTLELLARHGFVK; encoded by the coding sequence ATGTTCACCGGCATCATCGAGGCCGTCGGCAGGGTGCTCGCGCGGGAGGACCGGCGAGGCGACGCGCGTCTGCGGGTGGCCGCGGGCGGCCTCGACCTCGGCGACGTGCGGGTCGGTGACAGCATCGCCGTGAACGGGGTGTGCCTCACCGCGGTCGAGCTTCCCGGCGACGGGTTCTGGGCGGACGTGTCGGCGGAGTCCCTGTCCCGGACGACCCTCGGGGCGCTGCGGCCCGGCGACCCGGTCAACCTGGAAAAGGCGTTGACACCCACCAGCCGGCTCGGGGGCCACCTGGTCGCGGGCCACGTGGACGGCGTCGGCCGGGTCCTGGAGCGCCGCCCCGAGGCGCGGTCGGTGCGCTTCGTGATCGAGGCCCCTCGGGAGCTCGCCCGTTACATCGCCGAAAAGGGCTCCATCGCGGTCGACGGGGTCAGCCTGACCGTGAACCGCGTGGAAGGCGCCCGCTTCGATCTCAACATCGTCCCCCACACCATCCAGGGGACCACGATCGACCAGTACCAGCCGGGGCGCCCGGTGAACCTGGAGGTCGACGTGATCGCCCGCCACCTGGAACGCCTCCTCCTGGGCGACCGCGCCGCGGAGCCCGCTGGCGGCGTGACCCTGGAACTGCTGGCCCGCCACGGCTTCGTGAAGTAG
- the nrdR gene encoding transcriptional regulator NrdR, producing MRCPFCGAPDTRVVDSRLGGEGDSVRRRRECLECKERFTTYETVELSLPRVVKSDGSRQPFLEEKLRAGMARALEKRPVGADDLERAVSRIKKRLIAHPEREIASRTIGEWVMDELRGLDQVAYVRFASVYRKFQDLQDFRDEVERLQHTLSPEQRKQQLPLLPEER from the coding sequence GTGCGCTGCCCCTTCTGCGGAGCGCCCGATACCCGCGTGGTGGATTCGCGCCTCGGGGGCGAGGGCGACTCGGTGCGGCGCCGGCGCGAGTGTCTGGAGTGCAAGGAGCGCTTCACCACCTATGAGACCGTCGAGCTGAGCCTGCCGCGGGTCGTGAAATCGGACGGCAGCCGCCAGCCCTTCCTCGAGGAGAAGCTGCGGGCCGGCATGGCGCGGGCCCTGGAGAAGCGGCCGGTGGGGGCCGACGACCTGGAGCGGGCGGTGAGCCGCATCAAGAAGCGCCTGATCGCCCACCCGGAGCGGGAGATCGCGAGCCGCACCATCGGCGAGTGGGTCATGGACGAGCTGCGCGGGCTCGACCAGGTGGCGTACGTGCGCTTCGCCTCGGTCTACCGCAAGTTCCAGGACCTGCAGGATTTCCGGGACGAGGTCGAGCGCCTCCAGCACACCCTCTCCCCCGAGCAGAGGAAGCAACAGCTGCCCCTGCTGCCGGAGGAGCGTTAG
- a CDS encoding serine hydroxymethyltransferase: protein MFSSDMTIAGFDDELAAAIRAERRRQEEHIELIASENYASPRVLEAQGSVLTNKYAEGYPGKRYYGGCEFVDVAERLAIERAKTLFGAAYANVQPHSGSQANAAVYMALLSPGDTILGMSLDAGGHLTHGAKPNFSGKIYRAVQYGVERDTGLIDYAEVERLALEHRPKMIVAGFSAYSRIVDWERFRAIADAVGAYLFVDMAHVAGLVASGLYPSPVPVADVVTTTTHKTLRGPRGGLILARSNPELEKKFNSLVFPGTQGGPLMHVIAAKAVALQEALQPGFREYSRQVVSNARAMAGAFLERGFKVVSGGTDNHLFLLDLVARGVTGKEADAALGRANITVNKNAIPGDPQPPMVTSGIRAGTPAVTTRGFCEAECRELAGWMCDILDDVRDEAVIARVRQQALSLCERFPVYSPA from the coding sequence ATGTTTTCGAGCGACATGACCATCGCGGGCTTCGATGACGAGCTCGCCGCCGCCATCAGAGCCGAGCGCCGGCGCCAGGAGGAGCACATCGAGCTCATCGCCTCCGAGAATTACGCCAGCCCCCGGGTGCTCGAAGCCCAGGGCTCGGTGCTGACCAACAAGTACGCGGAAGGCTACCCCGGGAAGCGTTACTACGGCGGCTGCGAGTTCGTCGACGTCGCGGAGCGGCTCGCCATCGAGCGGGCCAAGACCCTCTTCGGCGCGGCCTACGCCAACGTCCAACCCCACTCCGGCTCGCAGGCCAACGCCGCCGTCTACATGGCGCTGCTCAGCCCCGGCGACACCATCCTGGGAATGAGCCTCGACGCAGGCGGCCACCTCACCCATGGGGCCAAGCCGAATTTCTCCGGCAAGATCTACCGCGCCGTCCAGTACGGGGTGGAGCGGGACACCGGGCTCATCGACTACGCCGAGGTGGAGCGCCTCGCGCTCGAGCACCGGCCGAAGATGATCGTGGCCGGGTTCTCGGCCTACTCCCGTATCGTGGACTGGGAGCGCTTCCGGGCGATCGCCGACGCGGTCGGCGCGTACCTCTTCGTCGACATGGCCCACGTGGCGGGCCTCGTGGCGAGCGGCCTCTACCCGAGCCCGGTACCGGTGGCGGACGTGGTGACCACCACCACCCACAAGACCCTGCGGGGACCCCGCGGGGGACTGATCCTCGCCCGCTCCAACCCGGAACTGGAGAAGAAGTTCAACTCACTGGTCTTCCCCGGGACCCAGGGTGGGCCCCTGATGCACGTGATCGCCGCCAAGGCGGTGGCCCTCCAGGAGGCGCTCCAGCCGGGCTTCCGCGAGTATTCGCGGCAGGTGGTGAGCAACGCCCGGGCCATGGCGGGGGCGTTCCTGGAACGCGGGTTCAAGGTGGTCTCGGGAGGTACGGACAACCACCTGTTCCTGCTCGACCTGGTGGCCCGGGGAGTCACCGGGAAGGAGGCCGACGCCGCCCTGGGGCGGGCCAACATCACGGTCAACAAGAATGCCATTCCCGGGGACCCGCAGCCGCCGATGGTGACGAGCGGGATCCGCGCGGGCACACCCGCCGTGACGACCCGGGGGTTCTGCGAGGCAGAGTGTCGGGAGCTGGCCGGCTGGATGTGCGACATCCTGGACGACGTCCGCGACGAGGCGGTCATCGCCCGGGTCCGGCAGCAGGCGCTCTCCCTCTGCGAGAGATTCCCCGTCTACTCCCCGGCGTAA
- the ribD gene encoding bifunctional diaminohydroxyphosphoribosylaminopyrimidine deaminase/5-amino-6-(5-phosphoribosylamino)uracil reductase RibD, producing MFSGDDHGHMGRALRLAERGLYTTEPNPRVGCVLVRDGAVVGEGWHERAGEPHAEVLALRAAGPRAAGATAYVTLEPCAHHGRTPPCTEALAAAGVTRVVVAMEDPNPLVRGAGLARLRSAGVTVECGLLEAQTRALNPGFVMRMTHGRPYVRAKLGMSLDARTAMASGESRWITGPEARRDVQRLRARSAAILTGIGTVLADDPSLTVRAADLGEPPPPGGWRQPLRVVLDPRLSTPPSARMLTVPGRTLIATCCPDEEVPEAIIDGTAEVIRFPGHSDGIDLLPLLHYLAQEEEVNEMLLEAGATLSGSMLRAGLVDELVLYVAPKILGSDARGLFRLPGLERMEEAVGLEILEVRAIGNDWRVTARPSVP from the coding sequence ATGTTCTCCGGCGACGACCACGGCCACATGGGTCGCGCCCTGCGCCTCGCGGAGCGCGGGCTCTACACGACGGAGCCCAACCCCCGCGTCGGCTGCGTGCTGGTACGGGACGGTGCGGTCGTGGGTGAAGGCTGGCACGAGCGCGCGGGCGAGCCCCACGCGGAGGTCCTGGCGCTGCGCGCCGCCGGCCCACGGGCCGCAGGCGCCACTGCCTACGTGACGCTCGAGCCCTGCGCGCACCACGGCCGCACGCCGCCCTGCACCGAGGCGCTGGCCGCGGCAGGCGTCACACGGGTGGTGGTGGCCATGGAGGACCCCAATCCCCTCGTCCGGGGGGCGGGGCTCGCCCGGCTGCGGTCCGCCGGGGTCACCGTGGAGTGCGGTCTGCTCGAGGCGCAGACCCGCGCCCTCAACCCCGGTTTCGTGATGCGGATGACGCACGGCCGGCCGTACGTAAGGGCCAAGCTCGGCATGAGCCTGGACGCCCGCACCGCCATGGCCTCGGGGGAGAGCCGCTGGATCACGGGGCCCGAGGCCCGCCGGGACGTGCAGCGCCTGCGCGCGCGCAGCGCCGCGATCCTGACCGGGATTGGCACCGTGCTCGCCGACGACCCGTCCCTGACCGTACGGGCCGCGGACCTCGGGGAGCCTCCGCCCCCGGGGGGCTGGCGCCAACCCTTGCGGGTGGTCCTCGACCCCCGCCTCAGCACGCCCCCGAGCGCAAGGATGCTCACGGTGCCGGGCCGTACCCTGATCGCGACCTGCTGCCCGGACGAGGAGGTCCCCGAGGCGATTATCGACGGCACGGCCGAGGTGATACGATTCCCGGGGCACAGCGACGGCATCGACCTGCTGCCCCTGCTCCACTACCTGGCGCAGGAAGAGGAGGTCAACGAGATGCTGCTGGAGGCGGGGGCAACGCTGAGCGGGTCCATGCTGCGGGCCGGGTTGGTGGACGAACTGGTCCTGTATGTGGCACCGAAGATCCTGGGGTCGGACGCCCGCGGCCTGTTCCGCTTGCCCGGGCTGGAGCGGATGGAGGAGGCCGTCGGACTGGAGATCCTGGAGGTTCGCGCCATCGGCAACGACTGGCGCGTCACGGCCCGGCCCTCCGTCCCGTAG
- the thiL gene encoding thiamine-phosphate kinase: protein MPPGAALVVAVDTLVAGVHFPLETPAAAVGHKALAVNLSDLAAMGASPLACSVALSLPASAPWLEEFHRGLQTLAGRYGVRRVAEHHVLGPLRATVEVYGHVPEDATILRRGAQPGDEVYVSGTLGDAAFALEILRGRHPLAPAVLARVRDRLDRPEPRVALGLALRGLASAAIDVSDGLVPDLRHVLAASRVGAEVEAARLPLSETLRAALDPVSGWRLALGGGDDYELLFTAPAGRQDEVSRAARKAGVLVTRIGRIVATPGLACHGPGGAPLALPHGYEHFNLAAAPPVPA from the coding sequence GTGCCCCCGGGTGCCGCGCTGGTCGTCGCCGTGGACACGCTGGTGGCAGGGGTCCACTTTCCCCTCGAAACCCCCGCGGCCGCCGTCGGCCACAAGGCGCTCGCCGTGAACCTGAGCGACCTGGCCGCGATGGGCGCGAGCCCCCTGGCCTGCAGCGTCGCTCTGAGCCTGCCGGCGTCGGCCCCTTGGCTCGAGGAGTTCCATCGGGGGCTGCAAACGCTGGCGGGCCGCTACGGGGTGCGGCGGGTCGCCGAACACCACGTCTTGGGCCCTCTCCGGGCCACCGTGGAGGTCTACGGCCACGTGCCGGAGGACGCAACCATCCTGCGCCGGGGTGCGCAGCCGGGCGACGAGGTGTACGTGTCCGGCACCCTGGGCGACGCGGCCTTTGCTCTCGAGATCCTCCGGGGCCGACACCCGCTGGCCCCCGCAGTCCTCGCGCGGGTGCGGGACCGGCTGGACCGGCCCGAGCCCCGCGTCGCACTGGGCCTCGCGCTTCGTGGGCTGGCGAGTGCGGCGATCGACGTGTCCGACGGGCTGGTCCCGGACCTGCGGCACGTGCTGGCCGCGAGCCGCGTGGGCGCCGAGGTAGAGGCCGCCCGCCTGCCGCTCTCCGAGACCCTGCGCGCGGCGCTGGATCCGGTGAGCGGTTGGCGGTTGGCGCTGGGGGGCGGGGACGACTACGAACTGCTCTTCACGGCACCCGCGGGGCGCCAGGACGAGGTCTCCCGGGCGGCACGCAAGGCCGGCGTCTTGGTGACCCGGATCGGCCGTATCGTCGCCACACCCGGCCTCGCCTGTCACGGCCCGGGCGGCGCACCCCTGGCCTTGCCCCACGGTTACGAGCACTTCAACCTGGCGGCCGCGCCACCCGTACCGGCGTGA
- the ettA gene encoding energy-dependent translational throttle protein EttA, translating to MAQFIYTMNRVGKVVPPKREILKDISLSFFPGAKIGVLGLNGSGKSTLLRIMAGVDTEILGEARPQPGIRIGYLPQEPQLDPAKDVRGNVEEALAALKQAQERLDAVYAAYAEPDADFEALAAEQAQLENLIHAADAHDLDRRLEVAADALRLPPWDADVTRLSGGERRRVALCRLLLSTPDMLLLDEPTNHLDAESVAWLERFLQEYPGTVVAVTHDRYFLDNVAGWILELDRGRGIPWEGNYSSWLEQKERRLEVEEKQESARQKAMLSELEWVRANPKGRHAKSRARIARFEELSSQEYQARSETKEIYIPPGPRLGDLVVEAVDLKKGFGDRLLIDGLSFNLPRGGIVGVIGPNGAGKTTLFRMITGREAPDGGELRVGPTVQIAYVDQSRDSLEGSKTVWEEISDGQDIIVVGKYEVPSRAYVGRFNFKGPDQQKRVGDLSGGERNRVHLAKLLKSGGNVLLLDEPTNDLDVETLRALEEALLAFPGCAVVISHDRWFLDRIATHILAFEGESQVVWFEGNYADYHAELRRRKGEDADQPHRIKYRRLVP from the coding sequence ATGGCGCAATTCATCTACACCATGAACCGGGTGGGCAAGGTCGTGCCCCCCAAGCGGGAAATCCTGAAGGACATCTCGCTCTCCTTCTTCCCCGGGGCGAAGATCGGGGTGCTCGGTCTGAACGGATCCGGCAAGTCGACCTTGCTCCGGATCATGGCGGGGGTCGACACCGAGATCCTCGGCGAGGCCCGGCCCCAGCCGGGGATCCGGATCGGGTACCTGCCCCAGGAGCCGCAGCTCGACCCCGCGAAGGACGTTCGCGGAAACGTGGAGGAGGCGCTCGCGGCGCTCAAGCAGGCACAGGAGCGGCTGGACGCGGTGTACGCCGCGTATGCCGAGCCGGACGCCGACTTCGAGGCCCTGGCTGCCGAGCAGGCCCAGCTCGAGAACCTGATCCACGCGGCCGACGCGCACGACCTGGACCGCCGCCTCGAGGTGGCCGCCGACGCCCTGCGCCTGCCGCCCTGGGACGCCGACGTCACCCGACTCTCCGGCGGCGAGCGGCGGCGCGTGGCGCTCTGCCGGCTGCTCCTCTCCACTCCGGACATGCTCCTGTTGGACGAGCCCACGAACCATCTGGACGCCGAATCGGTCGCCTGGCTCGAGCGGTTTCTCCAGGAGTACCCGGGAACCGTGGTGGCGGTCACCCACGACCGGTATTTCCTCGACAACGTGGCCGGCTGGATCCTGGAGCTCGACCGCGGCCGCGGGATCCCCTGGGAGGGCAACTACTCCTCCTGGCTCGAGCAGAAGGAGCGCCGGCTCGAGGTGGAGGAGAAGCAGGAGAGCGCCCGCCAGAAGGCGATGCTGTCCGAGCTCGAGTGGGTGCGCGCGAACCCCAAGGGCCGGCACGCCAAGAGCCGGGCCCGGATCGCGCGGTTCGAGGAGCTGTCCTCCCAGGAGTACCAGGCGCGAAGCGAGACGAAGGAGATCTACATTCCGCCGGGGCCGCGACTGGGCGACCTGGTGGTGGAGGCGGTCGACCTGAAGAAGGGCTTCGGCGACCGGCTTCTCATCGACGGGCTCTCGTTCAACCTCCCGCGCGGGGGCATCGTCGGGGTCATCGGTCCGAACGGGGCCGGCAAGACCACGCTGTTCCGGATGATCACCGGGCGCGAGGCGCCCGACGGCGGCGAGCTGCGGGTGGGACCCACCGTACAGATCGCCTACGTGGACCAGAGCCGTGACTCCCTGGAGGGGAGCAAGACGGTGTGGGAGGAGATCTCCGACGGCCAGGACATCATCGTGGTCGGCAAGTACGAGGTGCCGTCCCGCGCCTACGTGGGGCGCTTCAACTTCAAGGGCCCCGACCAGCAGAAGCGGGTGGGCGACCTCTCGGGGGGTGAGCGCAACCGCGTCCACCTCGCGAAGCTGCTGAAGAGCGGCGGCAACGTCCTGCTGCTGGACGAGCCCACCAACGACCTCGACGTGGAGACCCTGCGGGCGCTCGAGGAGGCACTGCTGGCGTTTCCGGGCTGCGCCGTGGTCATCTCCCACGACCGCTGGTTCCTCGACCGCATCGCGACCCACATCCTGGCCTTCGAGGGTGAGAGCCAGGTCGTGTGGTTCGAGGGCAACTACGCCGACTACCACGCCGAGCTCAGGCGGCGCAAAGGCGAGGACGCCGACCAGCCGCACCGGATCAAGTACCGGCGCCTGGTCCCGTGA
- the ribB gene encoding 3,4-dihydroxy-2-butanone-4-phosphate synthase, whose protein sequence is MDFNTIEDIIEDIRAGRMVLIMDDEDRENEGDLIMAASLVRPEDINFMARHGRGLICLTLTRERCEQLRLPLMVRETSDAHRTNFTVTIEAARGVTTGISAADRATTVRAAVAPDARPSDLVHPGHVFPIMAQPGGVLTRAGHTEAGCDLTRLAGLEPAAVIVEVMKEDGTMARRADLEEFARVHGIKIGTIADLIRYRMMNEKTVQRVAECDMPTKFGRYRLVAYRETGTGVAHFALAMGQVSPKEPALVRVHIQDSLCDLFDSQREECGWPLSDVMHHISETGSGIVVVLRQHEDSEDLLQRVLHYRDRDHGEEIARREPGENLRTYGVGAQILLDLGVRQMRVLSAPKKMHAISGFGLEVVGYVTGQPE, encoded by the coding sequence ATGGATTTCAACACCATCGAAGACATCATCGAAGACATCCGCGCCGGCCGCATGGTGCTCATCATGGACGACGAGGACCGGGAGAATGAGGGCGACCTGATCATGGCGGCCTCCCTCGTCCGGCCCGAGGACATCAACTTCATGGCCCGGCACGGACGGGGGCTCATCTGCCTCACGCTCACCCGCGAGCGCTGCGAGCAGCTGCGGCTCCCGTTGATGGTGCGCGAGACCTCGGACGCGCACCGCACGAACTTTACCGTCACCATCGAGGCCGCCCGCGGCGTGACCACCGGCATCTCGGCGGCCGACCGGGCCACGACCGTTCGCGCGGCGGTGGCCCCCGACGCGCGCCCGAGCGACCTGGTCCACCCCGGGCACGTCTTCCCCATCATGGCCCAGCCGGGCGGGGTCCTGACCCGCGCGGGCCACACCGAGGCCGGCTGCGACCTGACGCGACTCGCCGGGCTCGAGCCGGCGGCGGTGATCGTCGAGGTCATGAAGGAAGACGGGACGATGGCGCGCCGTGCCGATCTGGAGGAATTCGCCCGAGTGCACGGGATCAAGATCGGGACCATCGCCGACCTGATCCGCTACCGGATGATGAACGAGAAGACCGTCCAGCGTGTGGCCGAGTGCGACATGCCGACAAAGTTCGGCCGCTACCGCCTGGTCGCCTATCGCGAGACGGGGACCGGCGTCGCGCACTTCGCCCTCGCCATGGGACAGGTCTCGCCGAAGGAGCCTGCGCTGGTGCGCGTGCACATCCAGGACAGCCTCTGCGACCTGTTCGACAGCCAGCGCGAAGAGTGCGGTTGGCCGCTGAGCGACGTGATGCACCACATCTCCGAGACCGGCTCCGGCATCGTGGTGGTCCTGCGCCAGCACGAGGATTCCGAGGACCTGCTGCAGCGGGTGCTCCATTACCGGGACCGGGACCACGGCGAGGAGATCGCGCGCCGCGAGCCGGGAGAGAATCTCCGGACCTACGGCGTCGGAGCCCAGATCCTGCTGGACCTCGGTGTGCGGCAGATGCGGGTTCTGTCCGCCCCGAAGAAGATGCACGCCATCTCGGGCTTCGGTCTGGAGGTGGTGGGGTACGTGACCGGTCAGCCTGAGTGA